In a single window of the Bos taurus isolate L1 Dominette 01449 registration number 42190680 breed Hereford chromosome 23, ARS-UCD2.0, whole genome shotgun sequence genome:
- the ZBTB9 gene encoding zinc finger and BTB domain-containing protein 9 codes for MDTSTPLPPVAPSPACNPAPRTIQIEFPQHSSLLLEALNRHRLEGKFCDVSLLVQGRELRAHKAVLAAASPYFHDKLLLGDAPRLTLPNVIEADAFEGLLQLIYSGHLRLPLDALPAHLLVASGLQMWQVVDQCSEILRELENTGGGISSRGATPFHTLLSTTGGWCIRSSPFQTPAQSSPSTQSPIGGEGSELGDVLQLQVEEEEEEDEEDQGSAAPSQTPQPQRESGSFPRPPVSHPLPTSTTPCRLPEGESAPPEPPAPHTALPPKVFYIKQEPFESKEEIAGGGSQSVGAKEETKVFPAGNTEENGELGFLLPSGAGTTSGGGGPSWKPVDLHGNEILSGGGGPGGAGQAVHGPVKLGGAPPADGKRFGCLCGKRFAVKPKRDRHIMLTFSLRPFGCGICNKRFKLKHHLTEHMKTHAGALHACPHCGRRFRVHACFLRHRDLCKGQGWATAHWTYK; via the coding sequence ATGGATACCTCGACGCCTTTGCCTCCCgtagccccctccccagcctgcaACCCAGCCCCACGGACGATCCAGATCGAGTTCCCTCAGCACAGCTCTTTGCTGCTGGAGGCCCTGAACCGCCACAGGCTGGAGGGAAAGTTCTGTGACGTCTCTCTCCTGGTGCAGGGCCGCGAACTGAGGGCCCACAAAGCAGTGTTGGCAGCCGCTTCTCCTTACTTCCACGACAAACTACTTCTGGGGGATGCACCGCGTCTCACCCTACCCAACGTTATCGAAGCCGATGCCTTCGAGGGGCTGCTCCAGCTCATTTATTCGGGGCACCTCCGTCTGCCCCTGGATGCTCTCCCTGCGCACCTTCTTGTGGCCAGTGGCCTGCAGATGTGGCAAGTGGTAGATCAGTGCTCAGAGATCCTTAGAGAACTGGAAAACACCGGTGGTGGGATTTCATCCCGAGGAGCGACCCCTTTCCACACACTTCTTTCCACCACAGGAGGCTGGTGCATCCGCTCTTCCCCTTTCCAGACCCCGGCACAGTCTTCTCCTTCTACCCAGAGCCCgattggaggggaggggagtgaaCTGGGAGATGTGTTACAGCTTCAGgttgaagaggaagaggaggaagatgaggaggaCCAAGGGTCAGCAGCACCCTCTCAGACTCCTCAGCCTCAGAGAGAATCAGGGAGTTTTCCTCGCCCTCCTGTatcccaccccctgcccacaTCCACTACTCCTTGCAGGCTTCCAGAGGGTGAGAGTGCCCCACCTGAGCCTCCCGCTCCTCATACTGCATTGCCCCCCAAAGTCTTCTACATCAAGCAGGAACCCTTTGAGTCCAAGGAGGAGATAGCAGGAGGCGGAAGTCAGTCTGTAGGAGCAAAGGAGGAGACCAAAGTGTTTCCAGCAGGGAACACTGAAGAGAATGGAGAACTAGGGTTCCTACTGCCCTCAGGAGCAGGGACAACATCTGGAGGAGGTGGTCCATCCTGGAAACCAGTGGATCTTCATGGTAATGAAATCCTATCAGGGGGTGGGGGACCTGGAGGAGCAGGGCAGGCTGTGCATGGGCCTGTGAAGCTAGGTGGCGCACCCCCTGCAGATGGAAAACGCTTTGGTTGTTTGTGTGGGAAGCGCTTTGCAGTGAAGCCAAAGCGCGACCGACACATCATGCTGACCTTCAGCCTTCGACCCTTTGGCTGTGGCATCTGCAACAAGCGTTTCAAGCTGAAGCACCATCTGACAGAGCATATGAAGACGCATGCTGGAGCCCTACATGCCTGTCCTCACTGTGGTCGCCGGTTCAGAGTCCATGCTTGTTTCCTTCGCCATAGGGACCTCTGCAAGGGTCAGGGCTGGGCCACTGCTCATTGGACTTACAAGTGA